One part of the Deltaproteobacteria bacterium genome encodes these proteins:
- the gcvH gene encoding glycine cleavage system protein GcvH: MEFPDDLKYTKEHEWVRIKGDVAIMGITDFAQEQLGDIVYLELPAEGEAVEQGEPFGVVESVKAVSDLYAALSGEVLEINDPLAENPETLNEDCYEEGWMIKVKVSDTKEVDSLMSCKEYQAYVKEEQA; the protein is encoded by the coding sequence ATGGAATTTCCAGACGATCTTAAATATACCAAAGAACACGAGTGGGTCCGCATCAAGGGAGATGTCGCCATTATGGGCATCACCGATTTTGCACAGGAACAACTGGGCGACATTGTTTATCTGGAACTTCCTGCCGAAGGAGAAGCGGTGGAACAGGGCGAACCCTTTGGTGTTGTGGAATCGGTGAAAGCGGTGAGCGATCTTTACGCCGCCCTCAGCGGTGAAGTGCTTGAAATCAACGACCCACTGGCTGAAAATCCGGAAACCCTCAACGAAGATTGCTACGAAGAAGGATGGATGATCAAAGTCAAAGTCTCCGACACAAAAGAAGTCGACAGTCTCATGAGTTGCAAAGAATATCAGGCCTACGTCAAAGAGGAACAAGCCTGA
- the gcvPA gene encoding aminomethyl-transferring glycine dehydrogenase subunit GcvPA — protein MRYIPHTNEEIQAMLKSVGLRSVEELFSSIPESLLLQKPLKLPPPLDEQTLLGQLESIAARNHTLPMNRSFLGGGVYRHYIPSTVSDLIRRSEFLTPYTPYQPEIAQGTLQLMFEFQTMVSEIYGMEVANSSLYDGSTALSEAILMAIRIGKNRKTVLLPESIHPEYTQVAKTILKSFDEHFVTLPITKEGTIERSSLNDYLNPDLACCVIPYPNFFGIVEDVRDIVEKIHQAGGLVIFSVTEPLSLGLFESPGALGADIVCGEGQSLGLSPSFGGPFAGFFATKQTFLRQMPGRLCGMTTDNKGKPGFVLTLSTREQHIRREKATSNICTNQALCATQITLYLTLLGKEGFKKLAQLNWQRTEYAKQKLSAIPGVTLPFPTSTTFNEFVIQLPKNADVVLKDLRIKNFDGGISLDHWYPNLDNAVLVNVTEWNGKEDMDAFANALKGSIQ, from the coding sequence ATGCGCTACATTCCGCATACCAACGAAGAAATTCAAGCGATGCTGAAGTCTGTCGGCTTGAGAAGTGTGGAAGAGCTTTTTAGCTCTATCCCCGAATCCCTGTTACTGCAAAAACCTCTCAAACTCCCGCCACCTTTGGATGAACAAACTCTTCTGGGTCAACTTGAATCCATTGCGGCGCGAAACCACACACTGCCGATGAATCGCTCCTTTCTGGGAGGCGGAGTTTATCGTCACTATATTCCTTCCACCGTTTCCGATTTAATTCGTCGTTCCGAATTTTTAACTCCGTACACCCCTTACCAACCCGAAATCGCACAAGGCACACTTCAGTTGATGTTTGAATTTCAAACCATGGTCAGTGAAATTTACGGAATGGAAGTGGCAAACTCTTCTCTTTACGACGGCTCCACGGCTTTGTCGGAAGCGATTTTGATGGCAATCCGAATCGGGAAAAATCGCAAAACAGTTTTGCTTCCCGAATCCATTCACCCCGAATACACGCAAGTGGCGAAAACAATCTTGAAAAGTTTTGATGAACACTTTGTCACACTTCCCATTACTAAAGAGGGAACCATCGAACGTTCTTCATTAAATGATTATCTCAATCCCGATCTCGCCTGCTGTGTCATCCCCTACCCCAATTTTTTCGGGATTGTGGAAGATGTCAGAGATATTGTGGAGAAAATTCACCAAGCGGGAGGACTTGTTATTTTTTCGGTGACCGAACCGTTGAGTCTCGGTTTGTTTGAATCTCCGGGAGCTCTTGGCGCTGACATTGTCTGCGGTGAGGGGCAATCTCTTGGACTATCTCCTTCTTTTGGCGGTCCCTTCGCGGGATTTTTCGCCACGAAACAGACTTTTTTAAGACAAATGCCGGGCCGTCTTTGCGGTATGACCACCGACAACAAAGGCAAACCGGGTTTCGTACTCACTCTTTCCACGCGCGAACAACACATACGGCGTGAGAAAGCCACTTCAAACATCTGCACCAACCAAGCCCTGTGCGCCACACAGATTACTTTGTATCTGACTTTGCTTGGCAAAGAGGGTTTCAAAAAATTGGCGCAATTGAATTGGCAGAGAACCGAATATGCCAAACAAAAATTGTCTGCCATTCCCGGAGTAACGCTCCCGTTTCCCACAAGCACCACCTTTAACGAATTTGTCATTCAGCTCCCCAAAAATGCGGATGTTGTGTTGAAAGATTTAAGAATCAAAAATTTTGATGGAGGCATCTCGCTGGACCACTGGTACCCCAATCTGGATAACGCTGTGTTGGTGAATGTCACCGAGTGGAACGGTAAAGAAGATATGGATGCTTTCGCGAACGCCCTGAAAGGATCCATTCAATGA